A part of Aegilops tauschii subsp. strangulata cultivar AL8/78 chromosome 2, Aet v6.0, whole genome shotgun sequence genomic DNA contains:
- the LOC109733908 gene encoding disease resistance protein PIK6-NP-like — MADLAIGSAHGAVDSLLGRLTRLIEDEARLLSSVHSNVQYIKDEMESVYGFLLNFVDGDCTDLQMEVWTKQVREVARECQNCVDIYVHRQGPAAGIFKIDFNRKMMRMLHPSGLETPFGLLPTQHQLATKIKELKARAQEVSERRVRYGIRDPTPRARENQLQEVGGEDTNGKEDPRSLHLLGEEDECPAEIFEGDMKMLVSWLIEQETQTDMLVAKQWTGPEDEMPSQEIPVEEWTDSKPDSVSVAGTSWQGRNKRRLGLATVASKRWMLRSMSRRKILGLKEQPAQLEDKMRQQDFQLGCITGSRDKMPRQDFQLGCITGSRDKMPRKDFQLGFITGSRDKKLGPKVISIVQSGDANLNYAREVYEDSQIKDFFDFRCWVTVGETHVKWVFDDIFKSMASHKTGLGGWQQTKYLVVLDDVRDESLCRQIISRFPCTAAGGHSAVLVITHSSALARSCSPNIFPPLEPLAKFFFGKAGCLVENNPKNDTLKQVIWSILSKCAPDLLCLKAFLHVLYVNPMRNREELQSLCNDLTSDSPGNIRHILMFWYNNLPLHYKNCLIYLSIFPQNDGNIRRTSLVRRWAAENQITGRNGSAAQDEAERCFNVLLAKRFLLPRGIGAAGKVKSCRLNGLISKFIGDIAREEKFVDADLQPDFGRRISIHNRSQLQQVLGTLQASPRPSSCWNIRKHSTDTEDGQTLDDLTKFLERLPSFAGLGLLRVLDLEGFDGLKDYHVDNICEIFQLRYLNLRRTKITKLPKKIEYLQQLETLDIRETAVRSFAKKAVVLPMLKHMLAGYAQDPNEDIESFSTVCMPSEIDKATNLQILCHVDVSGKEDQLVEIGKLLELRKLGVVFRSNRNNFKHLLQAIERLNKSLLSLSLRVETTDGPEITDINAAEPTAFSPPKHLQSLNLCGIRGGLPSWIRVLNKLAKLTLRDTHLGEEDMVPLGELSGLRCLRLRHKSYVQTKLTLQKGTFKNLEFILIEGSDITDISFHENPKIEKLVWKFREMKSIHGINRLPRLNRVELIGNCNLTAIKKALSTHPNQPVVTHTGQEIHGAEEDE; from the coding sequence ATGGCTGACCTGGCCATTGGGTCAGCACACGGCGCAGTAGACTCGCTACTGGGACGCCTCACCAGGCTCATTGAAGACGAGGCAAGGCTGCTGAGCAGCGTCCACAGCAACGTCCAGTACATCAAGGACGAGATGGAGAGTGTTTATGGATTCCTCCTCAACTTCGTTGATGGCGACTGCACGGACTTGCAAATGGAGGTGTGGACGAAGCAGGTTAGGGAAGTCGCCCGTGAGTGCCAAAACTGCGTCGACATCTACGTTCACAGACAAGGTCCTGCTGCCGGTATATTTAAAATAGATTTTAACCGTAAAATGATGCGCATGTTGCATCCTTCTGGGTTAGAAACTCCCTTCGGGTTGCTGCCGACCCAACACCAGCTCGCCACAAAAATCAAGGAGCTCAAAGCAAGGGCTCAAGAGGTGAGCGAAAGGCGCGTTAGGTACGGCATCCGCGATCCTACTCCTCGGGCAAGGGAAAATCAACTTCAGGAAGTTGGTGGAGAGGACACCAACGGGAAGGAAGACCCCAGGAGCCTACATTTGTTAGGCGAGGAAGATGAATGCCCAGCTGAGATTTTTGAGGGTGATATGAAGATGCTGGTATCTTGGTTAATTGAGCAAGAGACACAAACGGATATGCTGGTGGCCAAGCAATGGACTGGGCCAGAAGATGAGATGCCATCACAGGAAATTCCCGTGGAGGAGTGGACTGACAGCAAGCCCGACTCAGTTTCAGTTGCCGGGACGTCTTGGCAGGGGAGGAACAAAAGGAGGCTGGGCTTGGCAACAGTGGCCTCAAAGAGATGGATGTTGCGCTCGATGTCCAGGAGGAAGATCCTAGGCCTCAAAGAGCAGCCGGCTCAGCTAGAAGACAAGATGCGGCAGCAGGATTTTCAGCTGGGGTGTATTACAGGGTCAAGAGACAAGATGCCACGGCAGGATTTTCAGCTGGGGTGTATCACGGGTTCAAGAGACAAGATGCCACGCAAGGATTTTCAGCTGGGGTTTATCACAGGGTCAAGAGACAAGAAATTAGGTCCCAAGGTCATCTCAATTGTGCAATCAGGTGATGCCAATCTGAATTATGCAAGGGAAGTGTATGAAGACAGTCAGATAAAGGACTTCTTCGATTTCAGATGTTGGGTGACGGTCGGGGAGACTCATGTCAAATGGGTATTTGATGACATATTCAAATCCATGGCATCTCACAAGACGGGTTTGGGAGGTTGGCAACAAACCAAGTATTTGGTTGTTCTTGATGATGTCCGTGATGAATCACTATGCCGCCAAATCATATCTAGATTCCCTTGTACTGCTGCTGGTGGTCATTCTGCAGTTCTAGTGATCACCCACTCATCTGCTCTAGCCCGTTCCTGCTCTCCAAATATCTTCCCGCCTCTAGAGCCTCttgccaagttcttctttggcaaAGCGGGTTGCCTTGTTGAGAATAATCCCAAAAATGACACCCTGAAGCAAGTCATTTGGTCCATTTTATCAAAATGTGCACCCGATCTCTTATGCCTCAAGGCATTCTTACATGTTCTCTATGTCAATCCTATGAGGAACAGAGAAGAGCTTCAGAGCCTCTGCAATGACCTAACTAGTGACTCTCCTGGCAATATTCGGCACATCTTAATGTTCTGGTACAACAACCTCCCTCTCCATTACAAGAACTGTTTGATATATCTATCTATCTTCCCCCAAAATGATGGCAATATCAGAAGAACGAGCTTAGTCAGGCGATGGGCAGCTGAGAACCAGATCACCGGGAGAAACGGGTCAGCTGCACAGGATGAAGCTGAGCGCTGCTTCAATGTGCTTCTTGCAAAAAGATTTCTTCTTCCCAGGGGCATTGGTGCTGCAGGGAAGGTCAAGAGCTGCAGATTAAATGGTTTGATATCAAAGTTCATCGGCGATATTGCCAGGGAGGAGAAGTTTGTGGATGCAGATCTCCAGCCAGATTTCGGTCGTCGGATATCCATTCATAATAGAAGCCAACTGCAACAAGTCTTAGGGACACTTCAGGCATCTCCTCGCCCCAGCTCCTGTTGGAACATTCGCAAGCACTCAACTGATACTGAAGATGGTCAAACCTTGGATGACCTTACCAAGTTCCTTGAAAGGCTGCCCTCATTTGCTGGTCTGGGGTTGCTTAGAGTGCTGGATCTCGAAGGCTTTGATGGTTTGAAGGATTACCATGTGGACAACATCTGCGAGATATTTCAACTAAGATATCTGAACCTTCGGAGGACTAAGATTACCAAATTACCCAAGAAGATAGAGTATCTTCAACAGTTGGAAACACTGGACATTCGGGAAACAGCTGTAAGATCATTTGCTAAAAAAGCTGTAGTGCTTCCAATGCTAAAGCATATGCTAGCTGGGTACGCTCAAGACCCAAACGAAGACATAGAGTCCTTTTCCACAGTGTGCATGCCTAGTGAAATTGATAAGGCGACAAATCTGCAGATACTGTGCCATGTTGATGTTTCTGGCAAGGAAGATCAGCTGGTTGAGATTGGGAAGCTACTGGAGCTTAGAAAGTTAGGTGTTGTATTCAGAAGCAACAGAAATAATTTCAAGCACTTGCTCCAGGCAATTGAGAGGCTGAATAAGAGCCTCCTCTCGCTCTCACTCCGTGTGGAAACAACAGATGGCCCTGAGATTACAGACATTAATGCAGCAGAGCCTACAGCATTCTCACCTCCAAAGCATCTTCAGAGCCTAAACCTTTGTGGCATCAGGGGAGGATTGCCTAGTTGGATCAGGGTGCTCAACAAACTTGCAAAGTTAACTCTGCGCGACACTCATTTGGGAGAAGAAGACATGGTACCCCTTGGCGAGCTCAGTGGGTTACGCTGTCTCAGGCTCCGGCACAAGTCATATGTCCAAACCAAGCTGACCCTTCAGAAAGGAACATTCAAAAATCTTGAGTTTATTCTGATAGAAGGATCAGACATTACTGACATCAGCTTCCACGAGAACCCCAAGATAGAGAAGTTAGTTTGGAAATTCAGAGAGATGAAATCAATTCATGGAATCAACCGCCTTCCACGCCTCAACCGGGTTGAGCTCATTGGCAACTGCAACCTGACTGCTATCAAAAAAGCACTTTCCACACATCCAAACCAGCCTGTCGTAACTCACACTGGACAGGAAATACACGGTGCGGAAGAAGATGAGTAG
- the LOC109733898 gene encoding dihydroorotate dehydrogenase (quinone), mitochondrial: protein MSSSAAASAWRRSLRGALLRGSPWRSPAPAPAGARQASRTVSAVAAPIKVPPPPRKGRLLTGAMIGLAIAGGAYVSTTDEATFCGWLFKSTELVNPLFALLDAEFAHRLAVSAAAHGFVPREKRPDPPVLGIEVWGRNFTNPIGLAAGFDKNAEAVEGLLGLGFGFVEVGSVTPQPQEGNPKPRIFRLKEHGAVVNRCGFNSEGIVVVAKRLGAQHGKRKMEETSSSSDVKQGGKAGPGILGVNLGKNKTSEDAGADYVQGVHSLSQYADYLVINVSSPNTPGLRQLQGRKQLKELVKKVQDARDEMQWAEDGPPPLLVKVAPDLSKQDLEDIAAVALASKLDGLIISNTTISRPPPADAHPLAQEAGGLSGKPLFDLSTQVLRDMYIRTGGKVTLIGCGGVTSGEDAYKKIRSGATLVQLYTALAYGGPALIPRIKAELAECLERDGFKSVQEAVGADFKPLKA from the exons ATGTCGTCCTCCGCCGCCGCGAGCGCGTGGCGGCGCTCCCTCCGCGGCGCCCTCCTGCGCGGCTCCCCGTGGCGctcccccgcccccgcccccgccggcgCCCGGCAGGCCAGCAGGACGGTCTCCGCCGTCGCAGCGCCCATTAAGGTGCCCCCGCCTCCCCGCAAG GGTAGGCTTTTGACTGGGGCCATGATAGGATTGGCCATTGCTGGAGGTGCTTACGTGAGTACTACCGACGAGGCCACGTTTTG TGGGTGGCTATTCAAATCAACAGAACTCGTGAATCCACTTTTTGCGCTACTAGATGCAGAGTTTGCTCATCGTTTGGCTGTTTCTGCTGCGGCTCATGGATTTGTCCCAAGAGAAAAGAGACCTGATCCACCAGTTCTTGGGATAGAGGTTTGGGGAAGGAACTTTACAAATCCAATTGGTCTTGCTGCTGGTTTTGATAAGAATGCTGAGGCTGTGGAGGGTCTATtgggtcttggatttggctttgTGGAAGTTGGCTCTGTAACACCTCAGCCTCAAGAGGGGAATCCTAAGCCGCGAATATTCAGATTGAAAGAGCATGG TGCTGTAGTCAATCGCTGCGGGTTCAACAGTGAAGGAATTGTGGTAGTTGCTAAGCGTCTTGGGGCACAACATGGTAAGAGGAAGATGGAGGAAACTTCGAGCTCCAGTGATGTAAAGCAAGGAGGGAAAGCAGGCCCTGGGATTTTGGGAGTCAATCTTGGCAAGAATAAGACTAGTGAAGATGCTGGTGCTGATTACGTGCAAGGAGTTCATTCGTTGTCGCAGTATGCTGATTACCTG GTCATAAATGTTTCTTCCCCAAATACTCCTGGTCTTCGCCAATTGCAAGGTAGAAAGCAGCTGAAAGAACTTGTGAAGAAG GTGCAAGATGCACGAGATGAGATGCAGTGGGCTGAAGATGGTCCACCACCATTGCTTGTGAAGGTCGCACCGGACTTGTCGAAGCAGGATCTTGAGGACATTGCTGCT GTTGCTCTTGCTTCCAAGTTAGATGGCCTG ATTATATCGAACACAACAATTTCAAGGCCGCCTCCTGCAGACGCACATCCATTAGCTCAGGAAGCCGGCGGATTAAGTGGGAAGCCTCTGTTTGACTTATCTACTCAAGTTCTCAGGGATATGTATATCCGTACAGGC GGCAAGGTTACCCTGATAGGCTGTGGTGGTGTAACTAG CGGCGAGGACGCATACAAGAAGATACGTTCTGGAGCTACGCTTGTTCAGCTTTACACCGCACTTGCATACGGAGGTCCAGCTCTCATCCCGAGAATAAAG GCCGAGCTCGCAGAATGCTTGGAAAGAGACGGCTTCAAATCTGTCCAGGAGGCAGTGGGAGCAGACTTCAAGCCCTTGAAGGCCTGA
- the LOC109733894 gene encoding probable esterase PIR7A: MEGGEKQQHHHHHFVLIHGVCHGAWSWYRVATALEAAGHRVTAPDMAGCGASPGRGEEVASFEEYSRPLLDAVAALPEAEQAVLVAHSFGGQSLALAMERHPEKVSVAVFVTATMPAAGKPMTYAFKQLSQGKGPDFFMDCALGSAGDPRNPDKTFLFGPKYMARRVYQLSPPEDLTLGIAMVRPSRRFLNDDTMNGDVLTAARYGAVRRVYVVAEEDEWKPAEMQRLMASWNPGTEVMGLQGADHMPMFSKSRELSELLMVIANKYYPGI; this comes from the exons ATGGAAGGCGGCGAGAAGcagcagcaccaccaccaccacttcgtCCTGATCCACGGCGTCTGTCACGGCGCGTGGTCCTGGTACAGGGTGGCCACCGCCCTGGAggccgccggccaccgcgtcaCCGCGCCGGACATGGCCGGGTGCGGCGCCAGCCCCGGGCGCGGCGAGGAGGTGGCGTCCTTCGAGGAGTACAGCCGGCCGCTGCTGGACGCGGTGGCGGCGCTGCCGGAGGCCGAGCAGGCGGTCCTCGTCGCCCACAGCTTCGGCGGGCAGAGCCTCGCGCTGGCCATGGAGAGGCACCCGGAAAAGGTCTCCGTGGCCGTGTTCGTCACGGCCACCATGCCCGCCGCAGGGAAGCCCATGACGTACGCCTTCAAACAG CTATCGCAAGGGAAAGGGCCGGATTTCTTCATGGATTGCGCGCTCGGAAGCGCCGGCGATCCCCGGAATCCGGACAAGACGTTCCTGTTCGGGCCAAAGTACATGGCGCGGAGAGTGTATCAGCTGAGCCCTCCTGAG GATCTGACCCTGGGAATTGCGATGGTGAGGCCGTCGCGGCGGTTCCTAAACGACGACACGATGAACGGGGACGTCCTGACGGCGGCGAGGTACGGAGCGGTGAGGCGTGTGTACGTCGTGGCGGAGGAGGACGAGTGGAAGCCGGCGGAGATGCAGCGGCTGATGGCCTCGTGGAACCCCGGCACTGAGGTCATGGGCTTGCAGGGAGCTGATCATATGCCCATGTTCTCAAAGTCGAGGGAGCTCTCAGAATTACTCATGGTGATTGCCAACAAGTACTACCCAGGAATCTGA
- the LOC109733900 gene encoding thioredoxin X, chloroplastic, whose product MASAPSTTASTLAPPLRSPLSFSSSRRLPSAAALPRAAGALLLCRAPARGLALARVRCRGAVKLVGEGEFEAEVMQSDLPVLVDFVADWCGPCRLVAPVVDWASEEYEGRLKIVKIDHDANPQIIEKYKVYGLPALILFKNGQEVPGSRREGAINKAKFKDYIEPLLETSNVA is encoded by the exons atgGCATCCGCGCCGAGCACCACCGCGTCCACCCTCGCGCCCCCTCTCCGCTcgcccctctccttctcctcctcccgccggctcccttccgccgccgcgctccctcgGGCGGCGGGGGCGCTCCTCCTCTGCCGCGCGCCCGCGCGGGGGCTCGCCCTGGCGCGCGTGCGGTGCCGCGGGGCGGTGAAGCTGGTCGGGGAGGGCGAGTTCGAGGCGGAGGTGATGCAGTCGGACCTGCCCGTGCTCGTCGACTTCGTCGCCGACTGGTGCGGGCCCTGCCGCCTCGTCGCGCCCGTCGTCGACTGGGCCTCCGAG GAATATGAGGGGAGATTGAAGATCGTCAAGATCGACCATGATGCAAATCCTCAGATTATCGAGAAGTACAAGGTTTACGGTCTCCCGGCGTTGATCCTCTTCAAGAATGGGCAGGAGGTGCCAGGGAGCCGAAGAGAAGGCGCGATAAACAAGGCCAAGTTCAAGGACTACATCGAGCCTCTCCTGGAGACCTCAAATGTCGCCTGA
- the LOC109733899 gene encoding pentatricopeptide repeat-containing protein At4g33170-like, with amino-acid sequence MACQQSRAYAAILQRSAAADPRRVASLHAAILKPGLLACDQFLANHLLIAYFRSPLRPRRHGLRLLDEMPRRNAVSWAAAVSGLAHGGRPREALALFRAMRREGAPPSEFALVSALNASSLVAGGPHAHARQLHALAVRLGFESHAFVLNAFLAAMVRHERLADAVRLFQWASGRRDVVSWNTLLAGLARRSRTRMWILWRRMAREGAGADGFSFSTVLSGLTADADTVSGLQVHGQLVKSGFGDDVCVGNSLVEMYTKNGALESGAKAFAEMPQRDVVSWTEMAAGWLHCGEPAKAIGVLGPMMLEGIRPNNYTLATAANACATLAGPSEGRKVHGYAIRLGEGSDVAVNNALIDMYSKCGLVDTAHRVFQSMRQRPVISWTTMIMGFARNGQPQDAVKVFDDMLLEGVAPNHVTFLCVLHACSQGGFMEEAWIYFRAMADKFGVEPGEDHYACMVDLLGKAGHIEDAEELISRMPFRPGVLVWQALLGACQLHGNEAAAKRAAERALALEKEDPSTYLLLSRTLASRHDWGGAGRSRGLMGDREVMKLPGSTWLQSMPETESAQACTA; translated from the coding sequence ATGGCGTGCCAGCAGTCCCGCGCCTACGCGGCCATCCTCCAGcgcagcgccgccgccgacccccgccGCGTCGCCTCCCTCCACGCGGCGATCCTCAAGCCGGGCCTCCTCGCCTGCGACCAGTTCCTGGCCAACCACCTCCTCATCGCCTACTTCAGGTCGCCGCTCCGGCCCCGCCGCCACGGCCTCcgcctgctcgacgaaatgccccGCCGCAACGCCGTCTCCTGGGCCGCCGCCGTCTCGGGGCTCGCGCACGGGGGCCGCCCCCGCGAGGCGCTCGCGCTCTTCCGCGCGATGCGCCGCGAGGGGGCCCCGCCCAGCGAGTTCGCGCTCGTCAGCGCGCTCAACGCCAGCTCGCTCGTCGCCGGCGGCCCGCACGCGCACGCGCGGCAGCTCCACGCCCTCGCCGTCCGGCTCGGCTTCGAGTCCCACGCCTTCGTGCTGAACGCGTTCCTCGCCGCGATGGTCCGGCACGAGCGGCTCGCCGACGCGGTGCGGCTGTTCCAGTGGGCCTCCGGGCGCCGCGACGTCGTCTCGTGGAACACGCTGCTCGCCGGGCTCGCGCGCCGCTCGCGCACGCGCATGTGGATTCTCTGGCGGAGGATGGCCCGGGAAGGCGCCGGGGCCGACGGGTTCTCGTTCAGCACCGTGCTCTCGGGGCTGACGGCCGATGCCGACACGGTGAGCGGTTTGCAGGTCCACGGACAGCTTGTCAAGAGCGGCTTCGGCGACGATGTCTGCGTGGGCAACTCCCTGGTGGAGATGTACACGAAGAATGGGGCCCTGGAGTCCGGCGCCAAAGCGTTCGCCGAGATGCCCCAAAGAGACGTCGTGTCGTGGACGGAGATGGCCGCCGGTTGGCTGCACTGTGGCGAGCCCGCCAAGGCCATCGGAGTCCTTGGTCCCATGATGCTCGAAGGAATTAGGCCGAACAACTACACATTGGCGACGGCAGCCAATGCCTGCGCGACCCTCGCCGGTCCGAGCGAAGGGCGCAAGGTTCATGGATACGCCATCAGACTGGGAGAGGGCTCCGATGTCGCCGTGAACAACGCGCTCATCGACATGTACTCCAAGTGCGGCCTGGTGGACACCGCGCACAGGGTGTTCCAGTCGATGCGGCAGCGGCCCGTCATATCCTGGACAACGATGATCATGGGGTTCGCGCGGAACGGGCAACCTCAGGACGCCGTGAAGGTGTTCGACGACATGCTTCTGGAAGGCGTCGCGCCTAACCACGTCACGTTCCTCTGCGTCCTCCATGCCTGCAGCCAAGGCGGGTTCATGGAGGAAGCCTGGATATACTTCAGAGCCATGGCAGACAAGTTCGGCGTGGAGCCTGGAGAGGACCACTACGCCTGCATGGTCGATCTCCTCGGGAAAGCAGGCCATATAGAGGACGCCGAGGAGCTGATATCGCGGATGCCTTTCCGCCCCGGGGTTCTGGTCTGGCAGGCGTTGCTCGGCGCCTGTCAACTCCATGGCAATGAGGCTGCAGCGAAGCGAGCTGCAGAGCGCGCGCTCGCGCTCGAGAAGGAAGACCCGTCGACATACCTGCTGCTGTCGAGGACGCTCGCGAGTCGGCACGATTGGGGCGGCGCCGGAAGGTCGAGAGGGCTCATGGGGGACAGAGAAGTCATGAAGCTGCCTGGGTCTACCTGGTTGCAGTCCATGCCCGAGACTGAGAGTGCCCAGGCTTGCACAGCATGA